The following proteins come from a genomic window of Ictalurus furcatus strain D&B chromosome 14, Billie_1.0, whole genome shotgun sequence:
- the ptn gene encoding pleiotrophin has product MQQKQWVCVAVLALLLVTDVLAEVGNAEKQGKKERKSGCGDWQWSVCVAHEGDCGLGTREGTRTGADCKQKIKTQRCKIPCNWKKQFGGECKYDFQLWGECDVITGMKTRTGTLKRALPDANCPATVSATKSCGKTKTRSKLQGSLKPKRGGKNKEQAPVD; this is encoded by the exons ATGCAGCAGAagcagtgggtgtgtgtggctGTTCTGGCTCTCTTGCTTGTCACAGATGTGCTAGCAGAAGTAGGGAATGCAGAGAAACAAG gaaagaaagaacgtAAGTCAGGATGTGGAGACTGgcaatggagtgtgtgtgtggcacatgAGGGTGACTGCGGCCTGGGCACTAGAGAGGGAACCCGTACGGGCGCTGACTGCAAGCAGAAAATCAAAACTCAGCGATGCAAGATTCCCTGCAACTGGAAGAAGCAGTTTGGAG GTGAATGCAAGTATGATTTCCAATTATGGGGTGAGTGTGATGTAATCACAGGGATGAAGACCCGGACTGGCACACTGAAACGTGCTCTCCCGGATGCTAACTGTCCCGCCACTGTGTCTGCCACCAAATCCTGTGGCAAGACCAAGACCAGGTCCAAGCTACAGG GCTCGCTGAAGCCGAAACGTGGCGGGAAGAATAAAGAGCAAGCCCCGGTGGACTAG